A region of the Arachis hypogaea cultivar Tifrunner chromosome 15, arahy.Tifrunner.gnm2.J5K5, whole genome shotgun sequence genome:
TATGATTAATTTCCAATTTCCGAGCCAGTAGTTATCGAGCAGCGAGAGGAGTATTATTACTAAAGAATAGAGCTTATTTATGCAAATTAATTTTTTGGCCACTGAACCCCTCGTATGACCGAAGAAGATTGAGAATATTTTCACAATTGTTTACGCTTTGCAAAAAAAGATTGAGTCATCTGCAAACAATAAATGATTAACAGTAGGACATCTTCGATTGATCTAAATACCTTCAATGAGACCGTTTTGCTCTGTCTTGTTTAGTAAAAAGGATAATCCTTctgcacaaaaaaaaaaggtaTGGAAATAGAGGGTTTTCTTGATGGATACCtctatttgatttaaaaaaaccAAAAGGTTGACCTTCGACAACGACAGAGTAAGAAACTGTAGTCACCACCTCCTATATCCAACCAATCCACCTAAATTCAAATCTCAACTTCTCCAAAATGAACCAAAGAAAATGCCACTCAACACGATCATAGGATTTGCTCATATCCAATTTAACAGCCATTTCACTCGATAGGCTCCTCTTCTTTGTCTTTAGATAGTGCATATATTCATGAGCGGCTAGGACATTGTCTGAAATCAATCTATCCTTAATGAAGATACTTTGATTAGGGTTGATCAGTGAAGTCATAAATTTCTGTAGCTGATGGACTAGTACTTTAGAAATAATCTTATACACAACTGAGGAAAGGCTGATAGGTCTAACCTGTGTCATATCGTTTGCATTAGAAATCTTAGAAATGAGACAGATTTGTGTATGGTTGAAGCTCTTTGTTAGTCTACCATTAACAAAAAAATCGCAGACAGCCTTAAAAACATCCTCCCCTACTAAACATCAGTAGAATTGAAAGAATTTAGCTGTAAATCCATCATCACCAGGGGCGCTCTGGGGGGTGAACACTAAAGACCGCACGTTTTACCTAAGCAAAACTGACCGGTCTAGTTAATTTTCTGTTCACCGTTGCTGAAACTTTGGTTTCAAAATCTTTGAATGTATGTGCCGGATTAGCTTGGTTAATTGATGTGAAGATATCCTTGAAGTATGTTTCAGATACTTGTGTAATTTTCTCACGGGTGGTAGCATACGTACCATCATTCTTTTTcagtttctaaattttatttctcTAGATTTTGGATTAGAATGATTGGTGAAAGAAACTTGTATTTCTGTCCCCTTCTTTTAGCCACTTTACACGAGATTTCTCCCTCCAATAGTTTTCCTCCCTAAAGTAAGTATCCTCAAGTTTATTTTTCAAGGCTTCAACCTATTTTTCCCCTATAATACCCTCCTCTCTGAGAATTTCAAGCTGAGATGTGAGTTCATTATTGTCCTTCTTCGAATTAGATTTGTTCTGCTGCTACCATTGAACAATATGATGCCTACAATGCTTCAATTTTTTAGCCAAAACAAACATTGCTGAGCCATCTACCCATTTCTTCCAAGTTTCAGTGATAATTATCCGAATTTCTTCTAAACCACACCATCTCTCCTGAAACTTAAACATCCGATTAGATTTTTCTATAACTGGATTTGTATCAAGGAGGATAGGCGCATGATCTGAACTATTTTTTGTGAGTCAAGATAGCGAGGCTGATGAAAAACAATCCATTCACTCACTGTTTGCAAATGCACGGTCAAGCCGCTCCCTGATTTGGTCCTGCCTTCGTCGCCTATTAGTTCAGGTGAACATTCTCCCAATCATACCCAAGTCCTTCAGTCCACCACCATCAATAAAATTCACAAATTCAGAAATAGATGAAGCTGATTTTAATCCCCTACTTACTTCTCCTCGAGGCTCACTATAGCATTAAAATCACccataattataatttttccaaAGAAATCTTGTACAAAAGATGAAAGTTCTGTGTATTGGGTAGACCGAATCCCATCCAAGCTATTTAAATGTACCCCAATCAGCCCCCAAGAACAGTTCAAAACATGATCAGTTACCTTGGCAGCTATGAAAAACTCTTTTTCAGTAAGAATCTCAACCGTTGTGCCTTCCTTCCATGCTAAAGCCAATCCACCAGCTGTATCCGTTGGACTAATAATCCTCCAATACGTAAAATGATAAGATCTCAACTTACTTTCTACCAGAcgagattgattttttgtttcacatAAAAATACAATTTCGAGGGAGTGAAATTACACATCCCTTTAAGGTTATGAACTGTTAGGAATCTTCCCAAACcgctaatttttataaaagaattcTCATGACGAATTAAAGGGAAGGAATAaagaagggaataaagaaaggatTAAAGAAAGAAATTGACAAATCAAATATTGACCTAAACGGCACAAaagttttgttttaaaaaaaattctaacagaATAAGTTAAAGGAGTATGTTCTCCTCACATGAAAAAACCTAAACGGCGCAAATaaatactcataacatctttataccataaaaaaatgttatttttattaatatacttaaatatttaaatttgatctatatattatttttaaaataaatttaagtacaaaataaatttttaaaattaatttttttattgcatATTATGAAGATACGATAATCTTTCAGTTGTGCATTACAACTGTTGTTTGGAATCGTCACTGTTTTCAGCAGACAAGAAAAGTTATGCATTCATTATcctttctaaattttatattattattattaccaaaAAAATGAAGCAGAAGAGCCATTATGCATACTTTATACGACACTTGCTTCTTCATATTCTATAGGACCGAAACGGAAAAgtaatcaaattatatatatatatatatatattatttcataatcacattatattattatattaaaaattataaaataatgaataaaatataattgaacaCTTCTTTTGTACATGAGTTGGGGTCATGCTACGCCTCAAGATGGCCAAGTGGTGATTGTTGCTTTagctagaaaaaaaataatattttttcacaCCACCTAATAGTACACACCAAAAGTCGAGAGGTAGATATAAGTTTAGTTAAATACTATTCTTTTATTCTAAATATAATAGGAAATGATCATTACATTAAGCAACATATCAAGCCAAgcgcattgctttttttttttaatcaattttatttttatattaataacatttTGGCTTCTTTGAGAATATATAAGTAGCTATATACTTATCAATATTTATAAGTGGAAGAGAAAATTTAGAAGTGTTCAATTTTGCACAAGTATCATAATGAGCAAGGAAACCTCAACACAAGAAATGAAAGATGTATCAAAActacaagaagaggaagcaataAAGCCTCAACAAGTGAAAAAGGATTCACAAGACAAAATAGAAACTTCAAAAGAGAAGAAGATCAAGAACAAGAGGAAGGAAGAACCGCAACTACCGGTTTCCGAGTCGCCACGGTCCATCACATACCATTCTTCCGGCGGCTCATTCACCAGCAGTGAGGCCCCTCCAGTAGGCGCAACGGCGGCCAAAATGGGGCAGGACGAGCCGGATAAGGTTGAAGAAGGCATAGTGGATGGGGGACGAAATAGTGGTTACTTGATGTCCAAGAAAGAGGCCAAGTTGAGCATGGTATTGCTAGGGCTCAGAATTGCTACATTTGTGTTCTGTTTGGTTTCATTTTCAGTGTTAGCTAATGATACCAATAAAGGGCCATTTTCTTACTCATTCTACACATATAAGGAACTCAAGTATGTTGCTCTTCCCTCCTCCTTCCTTCCTATTGTGTCATGAACAAGTTTCaacattctatttttttaattttattttactcaatttgatctaaaattttgtaCGGGGATGTTGTTACATTCTTTTGTTACTATTATGCGTGCATtgtttaattactttttaattattatgCTAAATGAACACAAAAATTTAGTCACTCTTATAGAAATACTATAAGGAGAGGGGCGGGGCCGTCAATAATTTTAGTCAAATTCGtggttaaaaaaaaattgacgaactcccaaacttttttttttttttaaatattacttcccaactctttcaaaaaaaatttagtccTAAACTTCATGAGTTATTGGTATACCAATTATTTTAATTGAACAATTTAGTCATTTGTATTcgataatttttgtttatatctaACTTAAATAATGCGATCATATGAATTTTGacttgaatttaattttgtttttattttttcttaattcttgtaacatatacttttttatttaactaaactcatataagcaattatttattattattattatgattattattattattattattattattattattattattattattaaaaactaaataaacacatataccactttagtttaaattaaaaagaggtatttaataaaaaaaatataaacatgcATGTTAGTTTTTGTGATAGAAAGATatgaaaaaagagatatttattGAGAAAATAATGGGAGaggaaaaatatatattattaaaaatataaaatttatggaAGGTAGAgagataattaacaaaatattgaaCATAAGTTgtatgaatacaaaaaaaaaattatcatcatttcaataattatgataaaaaatattaaaaaaataaaataaataaaattatacaaaaagacTTGGATATAACATTAcattatgaaaaagtataggatatcaatatattatctgtcaatttattgctaacaataattaattattatattttaaacacatatataaagagacacatccaaaagatatatctataaagatacttctattaaacacaatcacaaaaaaaagacatttttattagacacatctagaaagacactttcattaaacacggttataaataaaaattggcaGAAGTTGATAGAAATGCTGTTGATAACATAGCGAAATCGTTACATTATTCTTATCTTTAATAGTTACATACATATTTGTTTGCAAAAATTTCGGGACAAGGCCGTCTCTCTCCTCCTTTTTATTCTTCTGgatatatttttctaaatgaccacgtatttatatttataattaacttttaaatatgataatcaaattttaaatttatacttaaaactaaattttataaataatataattaaattattttatatttataattaaaataaaaataagaatgtaaaaatagtaatttattttgtgtttataaacattttaatttaattatatggttataaaaatttaattattttaccaTTGAAATTTTGAGGAATacttttttatgaattttgattattttaatatgtaaatatatacaaatgtaccgtgattaatttactaattaattttttatatttataaatatttttttgttaactcTATTATGAAAACTTCAATTTTATCCTTCAGTTAGCAAATATTGTCTATTGTCACtcctaatttttgaattatatataaaatttagaattaaaagttaaattttttcatatataaaaacTATTTATACATATAATAGCTAATTGTTGTATTATGTGGTAAAATTTGGTTCTGGTGTGATTATTATGCAGCTATTGCCTGGCAGCAAATGTGATCGGGTGTGCGTATACTCTGGTGCAAATATGTGAACTCGTGAAGTATTTGATCACTAAAAAACACATTGGAAACACCAAACTGATTCGTAGCATCACTTTTGCTATTGATCAGGTAAGCTAGTGTATTTATTTGGGTGTTATTaagtagttaatttttttttaataattttatttttatttttattttatttagtaaaattttaaaataaaagtaaaatattaaacaaatatatatattttttaaaaactataatttatatattttttaaagattttttatttaaaaaatatttttaatataataaataaacaaaaaaataattttatattattatatttatatataattataaaaaaaatttacataaaaattatttaaatataaaattatttttatttttttttattttataaaaaaaatattacttgaaaaaaaatctgatCGTAATAGTTCATTCAAATAAGTCTAATGCACACTATTCCCTAATACTCTTATTAGATTCTTTAATTATTGTTaactaaagagaaaaaaaatacacGATCAACATATAgttaaattatctttttatttattaagaacaaTAGGTTACATAAATTAATTATGGTTAGGATTGGAAGTGAGTTAAATAAGTTTATGAGTTCATTTTAAGTTTAACTCCTTAACAGTTCAATAAATTAAGTTTATGAGTTTGTGAATTAATTGAACTTATTTATTAAATGAGTTGAATTTAAACTTAAATAAACTTAACTCGTTATTCGTAAACTAGCTcaattatatataatagataatatacattataattataattaatagagatataaatttttatttgtataagattatatattatgtttacGTTATTTGAGTTAGCTCAACATGTGTTCGAGCTAGCTTGTGACCAGGTGAGTCGagttaaaattttataaagtGGCTCGATTATTAATAGATCAAATCGTcgtaaatcaaatttaaatttgacttTGCTCGGTTGAGTGTTCACTTCCAACCCTAATTATGATAACATGCATGCCATGATAAATAGCATTTTTTGTCTTAACACGATAATACAACACATGACATGTCATATAACATTTTTCATATCCCTAATTATTATCATGGACGTAATATGACGCGCATTAGACCTCTCAAATAGAGAATAAATGAATattataattcttatttttaataatattatttttttataaatttatgtatataatataaaaaaaatgtgtagagtaatattattatttttttaatgaattaaattttttaaataattatttatatataaatattttaatataaaaatattaattaaaataaaatcattaaataatttaatatttttacttaaataaCGTGTCTATATTTTAACTGTTATCtttaagtaaaaatatttttattatatgaatAGGTTCTCACcctattttaaaatatcattattaGATGCTGGCCGAGTAAaattatataagaaaaaaaaaaacggtttattttatttaatatttattaattattataataattaatgaatgttaaataaaataaattttagttgatttttattatcaaatatttgaTCTGTGTAACAAAGAAACCGAATTATGCAGTGTATTTAATGTAAGtagaaaaaatataaagtattaatatattatttgtcaacttattaataacaataattaatattaaagacaCTTCTAGTAAAAGACACAtgtataaaaagatatatttaagATACattcacaaaaatatttttattagacaccgtcataaaaaagatatttttattagatacatcTACAAATATATTTTCATTAAACATCGTTATAAGTAAGAGTTGGCAGGAGTTGGTAGAATTCTTGTTGGTTACTTAGCGAGATTGATGTAAGTATGAATACATGATCAAGTAAATGATGAAGTAC
Encoded here:
- the LOC112750799 gene encoding CASP-like protein N24 — protein: MSKETSTQEMKDVSKLQEEEAIKPQQVKKDSQDKIETSKEKKIKNKRKEEPQLPVSESPRSITYHSSGGSFTSSEAPPVGATAAKMGQDEPDKVEEGIVDGGRNSGYLMSKKEAKLSMVLLGLRIATFVFCLVSFSVLANDTNKGPFSYSFYTYKELNYCLAANVIGCAYTLVQICELVKYLITKKHIGNTKLIRSITFAIDQVLTYLLLAAATSAATVTSVINTSRQQQYVFSVVIPSEFVNMASASVALSFLAFKSFAMATLLSGYILCKFNY